The following proteins are encoded in a genomic region of Alistipes shahii WAL 8301:
- the buk gene encoding butyrate kinase: protein MGYKILAINPGSTSTKVALYDEERPLLELNLRHSTEEISRFAGVNDQLDWRRGLILSALREEAFDIRNLSAVIGRGGLIRPIPAGVYEVNSRMRYDLRNAQMKHACNLGGLLAAQIAHMAGVKAYIADPPVVDEMDDAARISGMPMCPRKPVFHALNQKATARLHCERMGWVYEESNLIVAHMGGGISVAAHKQGRIVDVNNALDGDGPFAPDRAGSIPSSELIKVCFSGQYTKEELLKFISSKGGLVAYLGTNSVIQVMERIAQGDQRAKKVLDAMCYNIVKQIGAMAAALSGSVQAIVLTGGIAYNEPVVEYIRERCSFIAPIAVYPGENELEALVTNALVVLRGVITPKVYK, encoded by the coding sequence ATGGGCTACAAAATTTTAGCAATAAATCCCGGCTCAACGTCTACAAAGGTCGCCCTCTACGACGAGGAGCGGCCTTTGTTGGAATTGAACCTCCGTCACTCCACCGAGGAAATCTCCCGCTTCGCCGGCGTGAACGACCAGCTGGACTGGCGCCGCGGACTGATCCTTTCGGCGCTCCGCGAAGAGGCGTTCGACATCAGAAACCTCTCGGCGGTGATCGGCCGCGGCGGACTGATACGCCCCATTCCCGCAGGAGTCTACGAAGTCAATTCGCGCATGCGCTACGATCTGCGGAACGCGCAGATGAAACACGCCTGCAACCTCGGAGGACTGCTGGCCGCACAGATCGCCCACATGGCGGGTGTCAAGGCCTACATCGCCGACCCGCCGGTGGTCGACGAGATGGACGACGCGGCACGCATCTCGGGCATGCCGATGTGCCCGCGCAAACCGGTCTTCCACGCCCTGAACCAGAAGGCCACGGCGCGTCTCCACTGCGAACGGATGGGCTGGGTGTACGAAGAGTCGAATCTGATCGTGGCCCACATGGGCGGCGGCATTTCGGTCGCCGCACACAAGCAGGGACGTATCGTCGACGTCAACAACGCGCTCGACGGCGACGGTCCTTTCGCCCCGGACCGCGCGGGGAGCATCCCCTCGAGCGAACTGATCAAGGTCTGCTTCTCGGGACAATATACGAAAGAGGAGCTGCTGAAATTCATTTCGAGCAAAGGCGGGCTGGTAGCCTACCTGGGAACCAACTCCGTGATTCAGGTCATGGAACGCATCGCACAGGGCGACCAGCGGGCCAAAAAGGTTCTCGACGCCATGTGCTACAACATCGTGAAACAGATCGGAGCCATGGCCGCGGCCCTCTCGGGCAGCGTTCAAGCCATCGTCCTCACGGGCGGCATCGCCTACAACGAGCCTGTCGTGGAGTACATCCGCGAACGCTGCTCGTTCATCGCTCCGATCGCGGTCTATCCGGGCGAGAACGAACTCGAAGCGCTGGTCACCAATGCGCTGGTGGTGCTCCGGGGCGTCATCACCCCCAAAGTCTACAAATAA
- a CDS encoding phosphate acyltransferase, translating into MIQHLTEIVEEARKRGKKRLAVAYGQDSHTLEAVYEAYKEGLVEPTLFGDKEVIKQVCQENGIDINAFNIVNEPNDVKCVQQAVASVVSGNADVLMKGLVSTDKYMRGILNKEAGLFPPKGVLSHVSIVEMPCYHKLLIISDVAVIPLPDFKQKMVQIGYLARTANLLGIATPKIACIAPSEQLLPNVISSTEGALLAKMADRGQLGNVVVDGPLSLDVALYKEVAEHKKVKGSSVAGDPDCLLFPNLESANVFFKSVSHLCGGELAAMVMGTKVPCVLTSRGDTSKTKLFSIALACLAVKK; encoded by the coding sequence ATGATTCAGCATCTTACCGAAATCGTCGAGGAGGCGAGGAAACGGGGTAAAAAACGTCTTGCCGTAGCTTACGGACAGGATTCGCATACGCTGGAAGCGGTCTACGAAGCCTATAAGGAGGGTCTCGTGGAGCCTACGCTCTTCGGCGACAAGGAGGTTATCAAACAGGTCTGCCAGGAGAACGGCATCGACATCAACGCCTTCAACATCGTCAACGAACCCAACGATGTGAAATGCGTCCAGCAGGCCGTCGCATCGGTCGTTTCGGGCAACGCCGACGTTCTGATGAAAGGTCTGGTCTCGACCGACAAATACATGCGCGGCATCCTCAACAAGGAGGCCGGGCTGTTCCCCCCGAAAGGCGTCCTGAGCCACGTTTCGATCGTCGAAATGCCCTGCTACCACAAACTGCTGATCATCTCGGACGTGGCGGTCATTCCGCTCCCCGACTTCAAGCAGAAGATGGTGCAGATCGGCTACCTGGCCCGCACGGCCAACCTGCTGGGCATAGCAACGCCGAAAATCGCCTGCATCGCCCCCTCGGAGCAGCTGCTCCCCAACGTGATCTCCTCGACCGAAGGCGCGCTGCTGGCCAAGATGGCCGACCGCGGCCAGCTGGGCAACGTCGTCGTCGACGGTCCGCTGTCGCTGGACGTGGCGCTCTACAAGGAGGTCGCCGAGCACAAAAAGGTCAAGGGTTCGTCGGTGGCCGGCGATCCGGACTGCCTGCTGTTCCCCAACCTCGAATCGGCCAACGTCTTCTTCAAGTCGGTCTCGCACCTCTGCGGCGGCGAACTGGCGGCGATGGTCATGGGTACGAAGGTTCCGTGCGTGCTCACCTCGCGCGGCGACACGAGCAAGACCAAGCTCTTCTCAATAGCGCTGGCCTGCCTGGCGGTAAAAAAATAA
- a CDS encoding acetate/propionate family kinase, which translates to MVILVLNCGSSSIKYQVIDMEDASSKLLAKGIVERIGLPEGDLTHKPVGKEPFELHQPIPDHTTGIKLVLDALTDPAHGVIASLDEVKAVGHRVAHGGEFFPESCIVTEDVKAKIRSLFEIAPLHNPANLEGVLSIEKVLPGVKQVTVFDTSFHQSIPAVNYMYALPHAYYEKYRVRKYGFHGTSHKYVAKVGAELAGLDFHNSRIITCHIGNGGSVTAILNGKSYDTSMGFSPLDGLVMGTRCGQVDASAITFIGEKEGMSYAELNTMMNKKSGVQGLTDISSDMRDIDRAYDEGNPRAILARDMYYGRIKKFIGEYAAEMGGVDMIIFTGGVGENSCEMREAVCTGLEFMGVKFDPAANKGARGVNKILSAADSKVKVATIATNEELVIATDTYNLVK; encoded by the coding sequence ATGGTAATTCTGGTTTTAAACTGCGGCTCCTCTTCGATCAAATATCAGGTGATCGACATGGAGGACGCGTCGAGCAAACTGCTCGCAAAAGGCATTGTGGAACGTATCGGCCTCCCGGAAGGCGACCTGACCCATAAACCCGTCGGCAAGGAGCCGTTCGAGCTTCACCAGCCGATTCCCGACCACACGACCGGCATCAAGCTCGTGCTCGACGCCCTCACCGACCCCGCCCACGGCGTGATCGCGTCGCTCGACGAAGTGAAGGCCGTCGGCCACCGCGTAGCCCACGGCGGCGAGTTCTTCCCCGAGAGCTGCATCGTCACCGAGGACGTTAAGGCGAAGATCCGCTCGCTGTTCGAGATCGCCCCGCTGCACAACCCCGCCAATCTCGAAGGCGTGCTTTCGATCGAAAAGGTCCTGCCGGGCGTGAAGCAGGTCACGGTGTTCGACACCTCGTTCCACCAGTCGATCCCGGCGGTGAATTACATGTACGCCCTGCCCCACGCCTATTACGAGAAATACCGCGTGCGCAAGTACGGCTTCCACGGAACCAGCCACAAGTATGTGGCCAAGGTGGGCGCCGAACTGGCCGGACTGGATTTCCACAACTCGCGGATCATCACCTGCCACATCGGCAACGGCGGTTCGGTGACGGCGATTCTCAACGGCAAGTCCTACGACACCTCGATGGGCTTCTCGCCGCTCGACGGCCTGGTGATGGGCACGCGCTGCGGCCAGGTGGACGCCAGCGCCATCACGTTCATCGGCGAAAAGGAGGGCATGAGCTATGCCGAGCTGAACACGATGATGAACAAGAAGTCGGGCGTGCAGGGCCTCACGGACATTTCGAGCGACATGCGCGACATCGACCGCGCCTACGACGAGGGCAATCCCCGCGCAATCCTGGCGCGCGATATGTACTACGGACGCATCAAGAAGTTCATCGGCGAATACGCCGCCGAAATGGGCGGTGTCGACATGATCATCTTCACGGGCGGCGTGGGCGAGAATTCGTGCGAAATGCGCGAGGCGGTCTGCACCGGACTGGAGTTCATGGGCGTGAAATTCGACCCTGCGGCCAACAAGGGCGCGCGCGGCGTGAACAAGATCCTCTCGGCGGCGGATTCGAAAGTCAAGGTAGCCACCATCGCCACCAACGAGGAGCTGGTGATCGCCACGGACACCTACAATCTGGTAAAATAA
- the crcB gene encoding fluoride efflux transporter CrcB: MIRELFAVGLGGAAGSIVRYMLSVWLLGGHTLLGFPAGTFTVNAAGSLLIGILLETTNSAAAGWLLIAGFCGGFTTFSTFSADAVRLLRAGDYGPATAYIALSVAVCIAFAALGMWIGAQIARN, translated from the coding sequence ATGATTCGTGAACTTTTCGCCGTGGGCCTGGGAGGCGCCGCCGGAAGCATCGTCCGCTATATGCTCTCCGTCTGGCTGCTCGGAGGGCACACGCTGCTGGGTTTTCCGGCCGGAACGTTCACGGTCAACGCCGCGGGATCGCTGCTGATCGGCATTCTGCTGGAGACCACGAATTCGGCTGCGGCAGGATGGTTGCTCATCGCAGGATTCTGCGGAGGATTCACCACCTTTTCGACCTTTTCGGCCGATGCCGTGCGGTTGCTGCGTGCCGGAGACTACGGGCCTGCGACGGCCTACATTGCGTTGAGCGTCGCGGTCTGCATCGCCTTCGCCGCGCTGGGCATGTGGATCGGAGCGCAAATTGCACGCAATTAA
- a CDS encoding glutamate-5-semialdehyde dehydrogenase, with translation MEYDTIFVAARRAGNELALVDAGRLSRTVVKAAALLRENAGKVLAANALDLEAMDADSPMRDRLRLTAERIASIAADMESVAGLPSPQGETIAEWTRPNGMTLRKVRVPFGVVGMICEARPNVTADIFSLSMKTGNACVLKGGSDARRSNEAIAALLREALRSEGIDPAAFTLLPAGHEAAGALLNAVGYVDVVIPRGGAGLIRFVRENARIPVIETGAGIVHTYFDLDGDLTKGRAVVCNAKTRRVSVCNALDCLIVHRERLRDLAELCDPMAAERVTVYADAEAYAALEGRYPACLLRPAAEEHFGTEFLDYKLAVRTVGSLDEALAHIARYSSRHSEAIVTENAGTAREFTRRVDAACVYVNVSTAFTDGGQFGFGAEVGISTQKLHARGPMGLPELTTYKYVISGNGQTREP, from the coding sequence ATGGAATACGATACGATCTTCGTCGCCGCCCGGCGCGCCGGCAACGAACTGGCCCTTGTCGACGCCGGGCGATTGAGCCGCACCGTCGTGAAAGCCGCCGCCCTGCTGCGGGAAAACGCCGGAAAAGTGCTCGCGGCCAACGCCCTCGACCTGGAGGCGATGGACGCCGATTCACCCATGCGCGACCGCCTGCGGCTGACGGCGGAACGCATCGCCTCGATCGCCGCCGACATGGAATCCGTCGCCGGACTGCCCTCGCCGCAGGGCGAAACGATCGCCGAATGGACCCGTCCCAACGGCATGACCCTCCGCAAGGTCCGCGTACCGTTCGGCGTGGTGGGCATGATCTGCGAGGCGCGCCCCAACGTCACGGCCGACATTTTCTCGCTCTCGATGAAGACGGGCAACGCCTGCGTGCTGAAGGGCGGCAGCGACGCCCGCCGCTCCAACGAAGCCATCGCCGCCCTGCTCCGCGAGGCGCTCCGCAGCGAAGGCATCGACCCGGCGGCCTTCACCCTGCTGCCCGCGGGCCACGAGGCTGCCGGAGCGCTGCTGAACGCCGTGGGTTACGTCGACGTGGTGATCCCGCGCGGCGGCGCGGGACTGATCCGCTTCGTGCGCGAAAACGCCCGCATACCCGTGATCGAAACCGGGGCGGGCATCGTCCACACCTACTTCGACCTCGACGGCGATCTGACGAAAGGCCGCGCCGTGGTCTGCAACGCCAAGACGCGGCGCGTCAGCGTCTGCAACGCCCTCGACTGCCTCATCGTCCACCGCGAACGGCTCCGGGACCTCGCGGAACTGTGCGACCCGATGGCCGCCGAACGCGTCACGGTCTACGCCGACGCGGAGGCGTACGCCGCACTCGAAGGCCGCTACCCCGCGTGCCTGCTCCGCCCCGCCGCGGAGGAGCACTTCGGGACCGAATTCCTCGACTACAAGCTGGCCGTGCGGACCGTCGGCTCCCTCGACGAAGCTCTGGCGCACATCGCCCGCTACTCCTCGCGCCACAGCGAAGCCATCGTCACCGAAAACGCCGGGACGGCCCGGGAGTTCACCCGGCGGGTCGATGCGGCGTGCGTCTACGTCAACGTCTCGACGGCCTTCACCGACGGCGGCCAGTTCGGGTTCGGCGCCGAGGTCGGCATTTCGACCCAGAAACTCCACGCCCGCGGCCCGATGGGGCTGCCCGAACTCACGACCTACAAATACGTGATTTCAGGCAACGGACAGACCAGAGAGCCATGA
- the proB gene encoding glutamate 5-kinase: MNCESKKYRRIVVKIGSNVLTREDGRPDTTRISALVDQLARLHRAGTEFILVSSGAVASGRSLLETRVGRIDTVSARQLFSAVGQVKLLNRYYDLFNEYGIACGQVLTTKESLSTRRQYLNQRNCMEAMLAAGVVPIVNENDTISVTELMFTDNDELSGLVAAMMGAEALVILSNIDGIYDGSPSDPASQVIRRVAPGRDLSQYIDTARSSRGRGGMTTKSRISSRAAGEGIEVVIANGRRDNILTDLILTDRDVVCTRFEAAPRPASGVKKWIASSEGFAKGALHLDAGAAAAVSQSKAASILAVGVTAVEGDFERDDIVRILSPEGAPLGVGRISCDSATARRNLGRKGLKPLIHCDYLYLE, encoded by the coding sequence ATGAATTGTGAATCGAAAAAATACCGCCGCATCGTCGTCAAGATCGGCAGCAATGTGCTCACCCGCGAGGACGGACGGCCCGACACCACGCGCATCTCGGCGCTCGTGGACCAGTTGGCGCGCCTGCACCGGGCCGGCACGGAGTTCATCCTCGTCTCGTCGGGCGCCGTGGCCTCGGGCCGCAGCCTGCTCGAAACCCGCGTCGGACGCATCGACACCGTTTCGGCCCGCCAGCTCTTCTCGGCCGTCGGGCAGGTGAAACTGCTGAACCGCTACTACGACCTCTTCAACGAATACGGCATCGCCTGCGGGCAGGTGCTCACCACCAAGGAGAGCCTCTCCACGCGGCGGCAGTACCTCAACCAGCGCAACTGCATGGAGGCGATGCTCGCGGCGGGCGTCGTCCCGATCGTCAACGAGAACGACACGATCTCGGTCACGGAGCTGATGTTCACCGACAACGACGAACTTTCGGGTCTCGTGGCGGCGATGATGGGAGCCGAGGCGCTCGTCATCTTGAGCAATATCGACGGCATCTACGACGGTTCGCCTTCGGACCCCGCCTCGCAGGTCATCCGCCGCGTCGCCCCGGGCCGCGACCTTTCGCAGTACATCGACACGGCGCGTTCCTCGCGCGGTCGCGGAGGCATGACGACCAAGAGCCGCATTTCGTCGCGCGCGGCGGGCGAGGGCATCGAGGTCGTGATCGCCAACGGCCGCCGCGACAATATCCTGACGGATCTGATCCTCACGGACCGCGACGTCGTATGCACGCGTTTCGAAGCGGCTCCCCGACCGGCTTCGGGGGTCAAGAAGTGGATCGCCAGCAGCGAAGGCTTCGCCAAGGGCGCCCTGCACCTCGACGCCGGGGCCGCCGCGGCCGTCTCGCAGAGCAAGGCCGCGAGCATCCTCGCCGTGGGCGTCACGGCCGTCGAAGGGGATTTCGAGCGCGACGACATCGTACGCATCCTCTCGCCCGAAGGCGCCCCACTGGGCGTGGGCCGCATCTCGTGCGACAGCGCGACGGCCCGCCGCAACCTCGGCCGCAAAGGTCTCAAACCGCTGATTCACTGCGATTACCTATATCTGGAATAA
- a CDS encoding response regulator transcription factor: MSHRILLVDDEVDILEFVRYNLVREGYEVFTAENGAEALKVAAECRPHLILLDMMMPVMDGAQTCRAIRRNPVLKDTMVVFLSALGEEGQQLAGFDVGADDYLTKPIKMKLLVSRVQAILKRIDADRPPEKAPAPGLTVDRERYTVIRDGQEITLPRKEFALLDLLHSSPGKLIPREEIYAKIWGTEVVVGDRTIDVHIRKLRQKIGDERIVTVKGVGYKYEP, encoded by the coding sequence ATGAGTCACCGTATCCTGCTGGTCGACGACGAGGTAGACATCCTCGAATTCGTCCGTTACAACCTCGTACGCGAGGGTTACGAAGTCTTCACGGCCGAAAACGGCGCCGAGGCGCTGAAAGTGGCCGCCGAATGCCGTCCGCACCTGATCCTGCTGGACATGATGATGCCGGTGATGGACGGGGCGCAGACCTGCCGCGCGATCCGCCGAAACCCCGTGCTGAAGGACACGATGGTGGTTTTCCTCTCGGCGCTGGGCGAGGAGGGGCAGCAGCTGGCAGGGTTCGACGTGGGAGCCGACGACTACCTGACCAAGCCTATCAAGATGAAGCTGCTGGTAAGCCGCGTGCAGGCGATCCTCAAGCGCATCGACGCCGACAGACCTCCCGAGAAGGCCCCGGCCCCGGGGCTCACGGTCGACCGCGAGCGTTACACGGTGATCCGCGACGGACAGGAGATCACCCTCCCGCGCAAGGAGTTCGCGCTGCTGGACCTGCTCCACTCGTCGCCCGGGAAGCTGATTCCCCGCGAGGAGATTTACGCCAAGATCTGGGGCACGGAGGTCGTCGTGGGCGACCGCACGATCGACGTGCACATCCGCAAGCTGCGCCAGAAGATCGGCGACGAACGCATCGTCACGGTCAAGGGCGTGGGATATAAATATGAACCCTGA
- a CDS encoding DEAD/DEAH box helicase: protein MINEADFSALGLSEEMLAAVQAKGFETPTSIQRLTIPRLLSGENDIIAQSQTGTGKTAAFGLPILQQIEPSKEGVQSIILVPTRELAVQAAEELLSYNRERRLSITAIYGGAAMSEQLRRLSRGVDIVVGTPGRVLDHIRRGTLKLDKVRFLVLDEADEMLNMGFVEDVEEIMGHTGEDRRVLLFSATMPERIIRLSEAYMRNTEVLRVESQHLTADLTNQIYFEVREADKFDAMTRIIDIEPDFYGIVFCRTKIGVDEVATRLVAQGYSAEGLHGDVSQAQREKILRKFRDKAVNILVATDVAARGIDVSNLSHVINYSLPQDSESYVHRIGRTGRAGNQGTAITFISGAELRRFNWMMRDIKADIKRETLPSPQDIVAMKRAKIKDDLQEIVANESYGDYADIAAELLESYAPDVALGALLRLAFRSELDQSNYPEIRSFSVDRKGKARLFLALGGRDGYTARRIVEMLKRKCGLRDKNIDDVRVFENYSLVSVPFSDAEAVVGQLNASGGRRRIAKIDGSDAENGGGKRRRPATEGRNGGEGASGSESAGEPRSETRGRRKAGQPEGAEEFRSERRPRRETAETADDAGERRPVTRSRKKAENDWNASPAGGNDGFDWEAFQRYDDAAAWEKPKRGGGTRSVRRSGRPVTTGRQAAPKRIAAKGRKR, encoded by the coding sequence ATGATCAACGAAGCTGATTTCAGCGCTTTAGGCCTCAGCGAGGAGATGCTCGCGGCCGTCCAGGCAAAAGGGTTCGAAACACCCACCTCCATCCAACGACTTACGATTCCCCGTCTGCTCTCGGGAGAGAACGACATCATCGCGCAATCCCAGACCGGCACGGGTAAAACGGCGGCTTTCGGGCTGCCGATACTCCAGCAGATCGAGCCTTCGAAAGAGGGCGTGCAGTCCATCATCCTCGTCCCGACGCGCGAGTTGGCCGTGCAGGCCGCCGAGGAACTTTTGAGTTACAACCGCGAGCGGCGGCTCTCGATCACGGCCATCTACGGAGGGGCCGCGATGAGCGAGCAGCTGCGCCGCCTGTCGCGGGGCGTCGACATCGTCGTCGGCACGCCGGGGCGCGTGCTGGACCACATCCGCCGCGGTACGCTCAAATTGGACAAGGTCCGTTTCCTGGTCCTGGACGAAGCCGATGAAATGCTCAACATGGGCTTCGTGGAGGATGTCGAGGAGATCATGGGCCATACGGGCGAAGACCGCCGCGTGCTGCTCTTTTCGGCCACGATGCCCGAGCGGATCATCCGTCTTTCGGAGGCTTACATGCGCAATACGGAGGTGCTGCGCGTGGAGTCGCAGCACCTGACGGCCGACCTCACGAACCAGATCTATTTCGAGGTGCGCGAAGCCGACAAGTTCGACGCCATGACGCGCATCATCGACATCGAACCGGACTTTTACGGCATCGTCTTCTGCCGCACGAAGATCGGCGTGGACGAGGTGGCGACGCGTCTGGTGGCCCAGGGCTATTCGGCCGAGGGGCTGCACGGCGACGTGTCGCAGGCCCAGCGCGAGAAGATTCTCCGCAAGTTCCGCGACAAGGCGGTCAACATCCTGGTGGCGACCGACGTGGCTGCGCGGGGTATCGACGTGTCGAACCTCTCGCACGTGATCAACTATTCGCTGCCGCAGGATTCGGAGAGCTACGTCCACCGCATCGGCCGTACGGGCCGCGCCGGCAACCAGGGTACGGCCATCACCTTCATTTCGGGCGCCGAACTGCGCCGTTTCAACTGGATGATGCGCGACATCAAGGCCGACATCAAGCGGGAGACGCTGCCTTCGCCGCAGGACATCGTGGCGATGAAGCGCGCCAAGATCAAGGACGATTTGCAGGAGATCGTGGCCAATGAGAGCTACGGCGACTACGCCGACATCGCGGCCGAACTGCTCGAAAGCTATGCGCCCGACGTGGCGCTGGGGGCCTTGCTGCGGCTGGCTTTCCGCAGTGAGCTGGATCAGAGCAATTATCCCGAAATCCGTTCGTTCTCGGTCGACCGCAAGGGCAAGGCGCGGCTGTTCCTGGCGCTCGGAGGCCGCGACGGCTACACGGCCCGCCGGATCGTGGAGATGCTCAAGCGCAAGTGCGGACTGCGGGACAAGAATATCGACGACGTGCGTGTCTTCGAGAACTATTCGCTGGTGAGCGTGCCGTTCAGCGACGCCGAGGCGGTCGTGGGGCAGCTCAACGCCTCGGGAGGCCGTCGCCGCATCGCCAAGATTGACGGTTCCGATGCGGAGAACGGCGGCGGAAAGCGGCGCCGGCCGGCTACGGAGGGTCGCAACGGCGGCGAAGGCGCGTCCGGAAGCGAATCGGCCGGAGAGCCTCGTTCCGAGACGCGGGGCCGCAGGAAGGCCGGGCAGCCCGAGGGCGCGGAGGAGTTCCGCTCCGAAAGGCGGCCGCGCAGGGAAACCGCGGAAACGGCGGACGACGCCGGGGAGCGGCGTCCCGTGACGCGGAGCCGGAAAAAGGCCGAGAACGACTGGAACGCGTCTCCGGCAGGCGGCAACGACGGGTTCGACTGGGAGGCTTTCCAGCGTTACGACGATGCCGCGGCATGGGAGAAGCCCAAGCGCGGCGGCGGGACCAGGAGCGTCCGCCGCAGCGGCCGTCCCGTCACCACGGGCCGTCAGGCTGCGCCCAAACGCATTGCCGCAAAGGGCCGCAAGCGCTGA
- a CDS encoding DUF349 domain-containing protein — MATEKPTLPAPEEQVSPAAEDAQANPAVTARVPEPEMPAAGPAAEASAAAEEPVAEVADAPAESAVTETPAAEASAGVAEAPAAETPAEEAAAERISGEEAAPRAKRARIKPAAGPEVAESEEDASRDVQVDFADEEAALAAQNAGLEIEGATPEEEAAEELAAQKPEEDKFAGKGKEELVALFARMLEEQPVQSIRRDVEALKIAFYRIRRAEVEAARRRFVEEGGAEEDFAPSVDGAEIQLKEQFKEYRRRRDAFIANLEAEKEANLKVKQAIIEELKELVNSDETLNHTFNKFRELQQRWKDTGIVPQQHVKDLWETYNLHVENFYSFIKINKELRDLDLKKNYEQKVALCEQAEALVLEPSVVEAFHKLQKLHDEWRETGPVANEYKEALWERFKAASSRINKQHQEHFETLKGEQVKNLELKTGLCVATEELSSQPLTTRKEWNRASDRLLEIQKTWKTIGFAPKKDNNRIYERFRTACDRFFEAKRQFYAGMKTEMEHNLQLKIEICEAAESLMNSEEWKKATDELIALQARWKQIGAVSRRHSDAVWKRFRAACDKFFERKASHFASVDGEHEENLQKKLALLAEMAGADVKAGGYEVIREFQRRWGEIGFVPIKQKDAIQKKYKAAVDELFNTLRGSERDRSMGRFREKVSSFKASGDRRLRSERERLYNKVRQLEQEIGLLENNIGFFAKSKNAEALVADVRAKIERAREEMASTIEKVKLIDKQDQDENNNA, encoded by the coding sequence ATGGCTACTGAAAAACCGACACTTCCTGCTCCCGAGGAGCAAGTCAGCCCTGCGGCTGAAGATGCGCAAGCGAATCCTGCCGTGACTGCCCGAGTCCCTGAACCCGAAATGCCCGCCGCCGGACCGGCTGCGGAGGCGTCCGCCGCTGCGGAAGAACCCGTTGCGGAGGTTGCGGACGCGCCCGCGGAATCCGCCGTGACGGAGACGCCCGCCGCCGAAGCGTCTGCCGGGGTTGCCGAAGCGCCCGCCGCAGAAACGCCTGCGGAGGAGGCCGCCGCGGAGCGGATTTCCGGGGAGGAGGCTGCGCCGCGCGCCAAACGTGCCCGGATCAAGCCTGCCGCCGGGCCGGAGGTTGCGGAATCGGAGGAGGACGCGTCCCGGGACGTGCAGGTGGACTTTGCCGATGAGGAGGCTGCGCTCGCGGCGCAGAATGCCGGGCTGGAGATCGAGGGCGCGACGCCCGAGGAGGAGGCCGCGGAGGAACTCGCCGCGCAGAAGCCCGAGGAGGACAAGTTCGCCGGAAAAGGCAAGGAGGAGTTGGTGGCCCTGTTCGCCCGGATGCTCGAAGAGCAGCCCGTGCAGTCGATCCGCCGGGATGTGGAGGCGTTGAAGATCGCCTTTTACCGCATCCGCCGCGCCGAGGTCGAGGCCGCACGCCGCCGCTTCGTCGAGGAGGGCGGCGCCGAGGAGGATTTCGCTCCTTCGGTGGACGGCGCCGAAATTCAGCTCAAGGAGCAGTTCAAGGAGTACCGCCGCCGCCGCGACGCGTTCATCGCCAACCTCGAAGCCGAGAAGGAGGCGAATCTCAAGGTCAAGCAGGCGATCATCGAGGAGCTGAAGGAGCTGGTCAATTCGGACGAGACGCTCAACCATACGTTCAACAAGTTCCGCGAGTTGCAGCAGCGCTGGAAGGATACCGGCATCGTGCCGCAGCAGCATGTCAAGGATTTGTGGGAGACCTACAACCTGCACGTCGAGAATTTTTACAGCTTCATCAAGATCAACAAGGAGCTGCGTGACCTCGATCTGAAGAAGAACTACGAACAGAAGGTAGCCCTCTGCGAGCAGGCCGAGGCGCTGGTGCTGGAGCCTTCCGTCGTCGAGGCGTTCCACAAGCTGCAAAAACTCCATGACGAGTGGCGCGAGACGGGTCCCGTCGCCAATGAGTACAAGGAGGCGCTCTGGGAGCGTTTCAAAGCCGCGTCGAGCCGTATCAACAAACAGCATCAGGAGCATTTCGAAACGCTGAAGGGCGAGCAGGTGAAGAACCTCGAACTCAAGACCGGGCTGTGCGTCGCCACGGAGGAACTTTCGTCCCAGCCGCTCACCACCCGCAAGGAGTGGAACCGCGCGAGCGACCGTCTGCTGGAGATTCAGAAGACCTGGAAGACCATCGGTTTCGCGCCGAAGAAAGATAACAACCGCATCTACGAACGTTTCCGCACGGCGTGCGACCGTTTCTTCGAGGCCAAGCGGCAGTTCTATGCCGGAATGAAGACCGAGATGGAGCACAACCTTCAATTGAAGATTGAGATCTGCGAGGCCGCCGAGTCGCTGATGAACAGCGAGGAGTGGAAGAAGGCCACCGACGAACTGATCGCCCTCCAGGCCCGCTGGAAGCAGATCGGAGCCGTGTCGCGGCGCCATTCGGACGCCGTCTGGAAGCGTTTCCGCGCTGCCTGCGACAAGTTCTTCGAGCGCAAGGCGTCGCACTTCGCGAGCGTCGACGGCGAGCACGAGGAGAACCTGCAGAAGAAACTCGCCCTGCTGGCCGAAATGGCCGGGGCCGACGTGAAGGCCGGGGGCTACGAGGTGATCCGCGAGTTCCAGCGCCGCTGGGGCGAGATCGGTTTCGTGCCCATCAAGCAGAAGGACGCCATCCAGAAAAAGTACAAGGCCGCCGTGGACGAGCTGTTCAACACGCTGCGCGGTTCGGAGCGCGACCGTTCGATGGGCCGCTTCCGCGAGAAAGTCTCGTCGTTCAAGGCGTCGGGCGACCGCCGCCTGCGCTCGGAACGCGAACGCCTCTACAACAAGGTGCGTCAGCTGGAGCAGGAGATCGGCCTCCTGGAGAACAACATCGGCTTCTTCGCCAAGTCGAAGAACGCCGAGGCGTTGGTGGCCGACGTGCGTGCGAAGATCGAGCGCGCCCGCGAGGAGATGGCCTCGACGATCGAGAAGGTGAAGCTGATCGACAAGCAGGACCAGGACGAAAATAACAATGCCTGA